Proteins encoded within one genomic window of Mycolicibacterium aubagnense:
- a CDS encoding ATP-dependent DNA helicase, producing the protein MSRKSSTTDVSALLSIAVSALGGAERSGQIEMAEAVGHAFDNGEHLAVQAGTGTGKSLAYLVPSIAHAVASNQPVVVSTATIALQRQLVDRDLPRLADALAPHLPRRPEFALLKGRGNYLCLNKVHSGASAEEDLPQEELFNPVAASALGRDVKRLIEWSSDTESGDRDEVVPGVLDRAWSQVSVGARECIGATRCPYGTDCFAEKARAKAGAVDVIVTNHALLAIDAISEVNVLPEHQLLVVDEAHELVDRVTSVATGELSATSMAVALRRAARLVEPELAERLEASIATLGSTIHDMEPGRIDVLDDELATYLTVVRDSTDKVKMAIDTAPSDPTAAAARSEAVTALTDLSDTASRIIDSFVPAIPDRYDVVWLDREESRGSVRYILRVAPLSVAGLLRGRLFGEVTAVLTSATLTIGGRFESMARAWGLSVPSEEGASTSPAPKWKGMDVGSPFSHAKSGILYVAKHLPPPGRDAAPPEQLDEIYELITAAGGRTLGLFSSMRAAKTAAEIMRERLDTPVLCQGEDSTSTLVRRFTEDAETSLFGTLSLWQGVDVPGPSLSLVIIDRIPFPRPDDPLLTARQRAIAARGGNGFMAVAASHAALLLAQGAGRLLRSVNDRGVIAILDSRMATARYGGFLQSSLPPYWSTTDPVRVRSALERLAASS; encoded by the coding sequence ATGAGCCGCAAGTCCAGCACCACTGATGTGTCCGCACTGCTGTCCATCGCGGTATCCGCCCTCGGCGGCGCCGAACGCAGCGGCCAGATCGAGATGGCCGAAGCCGTCGGCCATGCCTTCGACAACGGTGAGCACCTGGCAGTTCAGGCCGGCACCGGCACCGGCAAGTCGTTGGCGTACCTGGTGCCGTCCATCGCGCATGCCGTCGCGTCGAATCAGCCCGTGGTGGTGTCGACCGCGACCATCGCGCTGCAGCGTCAGCTGGTGGACCGCGACCTGCCCCGCTTGGCCGACGCGCTGGCCCCGCACCTGCCGCGCCGTCCCGAGTTCGCGCTGCTCAAGGGCCGCGGAAATTACTTGTGCCTGAACAAGGTTCACAGCGGAGCCTCTGCCGAAGAGGATCTCCCGCAAGAAGAACTGTTCAACCCTGTGGCCGCGTCGGCGTTGGGCCGTGACGTCAAGCGACTCATCGAATGGTCGTCGGACACCGAGAGCGGTGACCGCGACGAGGTGGTGCCGGGCGTCCTGGACCGAGCCTGGTCGCAGGTCAGTGTCGGCGCCCGGGAGTGCATCGGCGCGACTCGATGCCCTTACGGCACAGACTGTTTCGCCGAGAAGGCCCGCGCCAAGGCGGGTGCGGTCGACGTCATCGTCACCAACCACGCGCTGCTGGCCATCGATGCCATCTCCGAGGTCAACGTCCTGCCCGAACACCAACTACTGGTGGTCGACGAGGCCCACGAACTGGTCGACCGCGTGACGAGCGTGGCCACCGGCGAGCTCTCCGCAACGTCCATGGCCGTGGCACTCCGACGCGCCGCTCGATTGGTGGAACCTGAACTGGCAGAACGCCTCGAGGCCTCCATCGCCACGCTGGGGTCGACCATCCACGACATGGAACCCGGGCGCATCGACGTGCTCGACGACGAGCTCGCCACCTACTTGACAGTGGTCCGCGACTCGACGGACAAGGTCAAGATGGCGATCGATACGGCGCCGTCGGACCCCACCGCCGCCGCGGCCCGTAGCGAGGCCGTCACGGCGCTGACCGACCTGAGCGATACCGCGTCCCGCATCATCGACTCGTTCGTACCGGCCATCCCCGACCGCTATGACGTGGTGTGGCTGGATCGCGAAGAGTCCAGGGGCTCAGTGCGATACATCCTGCGAGTGGCTCCGCTCTCGGTGGCCGGGCTGCTACGTGGCCGACTGTTCGGCGAGGTGACCGCGGTGCTGACCTCGGCGACACTGACCATCGGCGGGCGCTTCGAGTCGATGGCGCGGGCGTGGGGGTTGTCAGTGCCCTCAGAAGAGGGTGCCTCCACCTCGCCCGCTCCGAAGTGGAAGGGCATGGACGTGGGATCGCCCTTCTCCCATGCCAAGTCGGGGATTCTGTACGTCGCGAAGCACCTGCCGCCGCCGGGACGCGACGCCGCCCCACCGGAACAGCTCGACGAGATATACGAACTGATCACCGCCGCCGGCGGACGCACGCTGGGCCTGTTCTCGTCGATGCGCGCCGCCAAGACCGCCGCCGAGATCATGCGCGAACGGCTCGACACCCCCGTGCTGTGCCAGGGCGAGGACTCGACTTCAACGCTGGTGCGCCGCTTCACCGAAGACGCCGAGACGTCGCTGTTCGGCACGCTGTCGCTGTGGCAGGGCGTCGACGTGCCTGGACCGTCGCTGTCACTGGTGATCATCGACCGAATTCCGTTCCCCCGCCCCGACGATCCGCTGCTGACCGCGCGTCAGCGGGCCATCGCCGCACGCGGCGGCAACGGCTTCATGGCGGTGGCGGCATCGCACGCCGCACTGCTGTTGGCGCAGGGTGCCGGACGCCTGCTGCGCAGCGTCAACGACCGTGGCGTCATCGCCATCTTGGACTCCCGCATGGCGACGGCGCGCTACGGCGGGTTCCTGCAGTCGTCGCTGCCGCCCTACTGGTCGACGACGGACCCGGTTCGGGTGCGCAGCGCACTGGAGCGGCTGGCCGCATCCAGCTGA
- a CDS encoding nicotinate phosphoribosyltransferase, giving the protein MLAAALRDSTAHRRASFEVFARRLPFGRRYGVVAGTARFLSALADFRFDDAALASLDFLDDETLRWLADYEFRGDIDGYSEGELYFPDSPVLSIHGTFAECVILETLVLSIFNHDTAIASAAARMVSASTGRPLIEMGSRRTHEHAAVAAARAAYIAGFFASSNLEAQRTYGVPALGTSAHAFTLVHTAPSGPDEVAAFRAQVDALGVGTTLLVDTYDITQGVANAVAVAGPELGAVRIDSGDLGVMARQVRDQLDSLGARVTKIVVSGDLDEYSIAGLAAAPVDVYGVGTSVVTGSGAPTASMVYKLVEVDGRPVAKRSTHKESHGGRKAALRLAKPSGTVIEEVVYPADSAPSDGGRVLTVPLMRSGSVVCDSSLADARARVAAGLRSLPWDGLKLSRGEPAIPTRLVSA; this is encoded by the coding sequence ATGCTCGCTGCTGCCCTGCGCGACAGCACGGCACACCGCCGCGCGTCGTTCGAGGTGTTTGCCAGGCGGCTGCCCTTCGGACGCCGATATGGGGTGGTCGCCGGCACCGCGCGGTTCCTCTCCGCGCTCGCCGACTTCCGATTCGACGACGCGGCGCTGGCCTCTCTGGACTTTCTCGACGACGAGACGCTCCGCTGGCTGGCCGACTACGAGTTCCGCGGCGACATCGACGGCTACTCCGAGGGCGAGCTGTACTTCCCCGATTCGCCGGTGCTGTCGATTCACGGCACGTTCGCCGAGTGCGTCATCCTCGAGACGCTCGTGCTGTCGATCTTCAATCACGACACCGCCATCGCGTCGGCGGCCGCCCGCATGGTCAGCGCCTCGACCGGCCGGCCGCTGATCGAGATGGGATCGCGGCGCACCCACGAGCACGCCGCGGTCGCCGCGGCCCGGGCGGCGTACATCGCCGGGTTCTTCGCGTCCTCGAACTTGGAGGCACAGCGGACCTACGGCGTCCCCGCACTGGGCACCAGCGCACACGCCTTCACCCTGGTGCACACCGCGCCGAGCGGCCCCGACGAGGTTGCCGCGTTCCGCGCCCAGGTCGATGCGCTGGGCGTCGGGACGACGCTGCTGGTCGACACCTACGACATCACCCAGGGCGTGGCCAACGCCGTCGCGGTGGCCGGGCCCGAGCTCGGTGCCGTCCGCATCGACTCGGGAGACCTCGGCGTCATGGCACGCCAGGTCCGCGACCAACTCGACTCGCTGGGCGCTCGCGTCACCAAGATCGTCGTGTCCGGTGACCTCGACGAGTACTCGATCGCCGGCCTGGCCGCCGCGCCGGTCGATGTCTATGGCGTCGGCACGTCGGTCGTCACCGGCTCCGGTGCGCCGACCGCGTCGATGGTCTACAAGCTGGTCGAGGTCGACGGCCGACCCGTGGCAAAACGCAGCACGCACAAGGAATCTCACGGTGGACGCAAAGCTGCCCTCCGCCTGGCCAAGCCGTCCGGAACCGTCATTGAAGAGGTGGTGTACCCGGCCGATTCGGCCCCATCCGACGGCGGGCGAGTCCTGACGGTGCCGCTCATGCGGTCGGGCTCCGTCGTGTGCGACTCGTCGCTCGCCGATGCCCGCGCGCGCGTCGCCGCCGGACTTCGCAGCCTGCCGTGGGACGGCCTCAAACTCTCGCGCGGTGAGCCCGCCATCCCGACCCGACTGGTGAGTGCATGA
- the clpS gene encoding ATP-dependent Clp protease adapter ClpS → MVLGASSSTVVARTSPATDVEEVAGLDSPWVTIVWDDPVNLMTYVTYVFQKLFGYSEVRATELMMQVHTEGKAVVSAGSRESMEVDVTKLHAAGLWATMQQDR, encoded by the coding sequence ATGGTTCTGGGTGCCAGCTCGTCGACGGTAGTCGCGCGGACAAGCCCCGCGACTGACGTCGAAGAGGTGGCCGGCCTGGACAGTCCGTGGGTGACCATCGTCTGGGACGACCCGGTGAATCTGATGACCTACGTGACTTACGTCTTCCAGAAGCTGTTCGGTTACAGCGAGGTGCGCGCAACGGAACTGATGATGCAGGTGCACACCGAGGGCAAAGCCGTCGTCTCGGCGGGCAGCCGGGAGTCGATGGAAGTCGACGTCACCAAACTGCATGCAGCGGGACTGTGGGCAACCATGCAGCAGGACCGCTGA
- the aosR gene encoding oxidative stress transcriptional regulator AosR — translation MRKWKRVNTSSGVRIRSGLEAHEVTMLRNLVGSLIEMLDDRESASPRDELAELTGMKIGPSQAPDDDTMRRLLPDFYHDPAQHPDGRAAGESLNGALRSLHEPAIIDAKRHAAGRLLDSLPDPAGKFELTEEQAEDWAAAINDVRLALGAMLDIGPDGPQRLSPDHPMAGHVEVYQWLTYLQEYLVLSLLDER, via the coding sequence GTGCGCAAGTGGAAGCGGGTCAACACGTCGTCGGGCGTGCGCATCAGGTCGGGTCTGGAGGCGCACGAAGTCACCATGCTGCGCAACTTGGTCGGCTCGCTGATCGAGATGCTCGATGACCGCGAATCCGCTTCACCGCGTGACGAACTCGCCGAACTGACTGGTATGAAGATCGGGCCGTCGCAGGCCCCTGACGACGACACCATGCGCCGGTTGCTGCCGGACTTCTACCACGATCCCGCCCAGCATCCCGATGGCCGCGCCGCTGGTGAGAGCCTCAACGGCGCGCTGCGCAGCCTGCACGAACCAGCGATCATCGACGCCAAACGGCACGCCGCGGGGCGGCTTCTCGATTCCCTGCCGGACCCGGCTGGCAAGTTCGAGTTGACCGAGGAACAGGCAGAGGACTGGGCGGCCGCGATCAATGATGTGCGGCTGGCTCTGGGCGCCATGCTCGACATCGGACCCGATGGGCCGCAACGTCTTTCGCCGGACCATCCGATGGCGGGGCATGTGGAGGTGTATCAGTGGCTGACGTATCTGCAGGAGTACCTCGTGCTGAGTCTGCTGGACGAGCGGTGA
- a CDS encoding P1 family peptidase, whose product MTGSITDVADILVGNYQRIEDATLGGGWATGTTVVLAPPGTVGAVDVRGGAPGTRETDLLDPANSVRHVDAIVLTGGSAYGLAAADGVMTWLEEHDRGVKMPGGRVPIVPGAVIFDLPVGAWANRPTAEFGYQAVAHAGTDVPTGNVGAGAGARAGALKGGLGTASVTLDNGVTVGALVIVNAAGHVVDPQTGLPWSADQIARFGLQPPPPEQIEAYRTRVTDPKPLNTTIAVVATDAALSPAGCKKVAVAAHNGLAHTIRPAHTAVDGDTVFALATGRVHIEPDPATPEQMNPETRLISEIGAAAADALATAVMVGVLAVESIAGIPTYRDLLPGAFA is encoded by the coding sequence GTGACGGGCTCCATCACCGACGTCGCCGACATCCTGGTTGGCAACTACCAGCGCATCGAAGACGCCACCTTGGGCGGCGGCTGGGCAACGGGCACCACGGTTGTGCTCGCACCGCCCGGAACCGTCGGCGCGGTGGACGTGCGCGGCGGAGCGCCCGGCACCCGCGAGACCGATCTGCTCGACCCGGCCAACAGCGTGCGGCACGTCGACGCGATCGTGCTCACCGGCGGCAGTGCTTACGGACTCGCCGCGGCTGACGGTGTCATGACCTGGCTCGAGGAGCACGACCGCGGCGTGAAGATGCCCGGCGGCCGGGTGCCGATCGTGCCGGGTGCGGTGATCTTCGATCTGCCCGTCGGCGCGTGGGCCAACCGGCCGACGGCGGAGTTCGGCTACCAGGCCGTCGCCCATGCCGGCACCGACGTGCCCACCGGCAACGTCGGCGCGGGCGCGGGTGCGCGGGCCGGGGCGCTCAAGGGTGGGCTCGGGACGGCGTCGGTCACGCTCGATAACGGCGTCACCGTCGGCGCGCTCGTCATCGTCAACGCGGCGGGCCACGTCGTCGATCCACAGACCGGCTTGCCGTGGTCGGCCGACCAGATCGCCCGCTTCGGGCTGCAGCCTCCGCCACCCGAGCAGATCGAGGCGTACCGCACCCGCGTGACGGACCCGAAGCCGCTCAACACGACCATCGCCGTCGTCGCGACCGACGCCGCGCTCAGCCCGGCCGGCTGTAAGAAGGTGGCCGTCGCCGCGCACAACGGACTGGCCCACACCATCCGTCCGGCGCACACCGCCGTCGACGGCGACACCGTCTTCGCGCTCGCGACGGGCCGGGTGCACATCGAGCCGGATCCGGCGACGCCGGAGCAGATGAATCCAGAGACGCGACTCATCTCCGAGATCGGGGCCGCCGCGGCCGACGCGCTCGCCACCGCCGTGATGGTCGGGGTGCTGGCCGTCGAGTCGATCGCGGGAATCCCGACCTACCGCGACCTGCTTCCGGGAGCCTTCGCCTGA
- a CDS encoding rhomboid family intramembrane serine protease, whose translation MTSDLSTTSKPKPPATWKVGGVTIVSFVALLWLIEGWDALHHQELNQDGIRPLETDGLWGILWAPLLHADWAHLIANTGPALVLGFLVTLAGMGRFLAATLIIWILGGFGTWLIGNIGAPQGVESVHIGASGLIFGWLTFLIVFGFFTRHAWQIVVGIVVLFVYGGVLWGALPGTFGVSWQGHLCGGIAGVLAAYLLSSPEREARERRKGSALPSIPT comes from the coding sequence ATGACTTCGGACCTGTCGACTACCTCGAAGCCGAAGCCGCCTGCGACGTGGAAGGTCGGCGGCGTCACGATCGTCAGCTTCGTCGCGCTGCTGTGGCTGATCGAAGGCTGGGATGCGCTGCATCATCAGGAGCTCAATCAGGACGGCATCCGCCCGCTGGAGACCGACGGACTCTGGGGCATCTTGTGGGCGCCGCTGCTGCACGCCGATTGGGCGCACCTGATCGCGAACACCGGCCCGGCGTTGGTGCTCGGGTTCCTGGTGACGCTCGCGGGCATGGGCCGGTTCCTCGCGGCCACGTTGATCATCTGGATTCTCGGCGGTTTCGGTACGTGGCTCATTGGCAACATCGGTGCGCCGCAGGGTGTCGAATCAGTGCACATCGGGGCGTCCGGACTGATCTTCGGCTGGCTGACGTTCCTCATCGTGTTCGGCTTCTTCACTCGGCACGCATGGCAGATTGTGGTCGGCATCGTGGTGTTGTTCGTCTATGGCGGTGTGCTGTGGGGTGCGCTGCCGGGCACGTTCGGCGTGTCGTGGCAGGGCCATCTGTGCGGTGGCATCGCGGGAGTGCTCGCCGCGTATTTGCTGAGCAGTCCGGAAAGGGAAGCGCGCGAACGGCGTAAGGGTTCGGCGCTGCCGTCGATTCCGACGTAA
- a CDS encoding cyclic nucleotide-degrading phosphodiesterase, which produces MRLTILGCSGSVGGPDSPASGYLLTAPDTTPMVIDFGGGVLGALQRHADPGSVNVLLSHLHADHCLDLPGLFVWRRYHPNPPVGRALMFGPAATWHRLGAASSPEGGEIDDITDIFDIQVWVDGEDVEIGALTVTPRLVCHPTESYGMRFTDPSGATLVYSADTGYCDALVDLARGADVFLCEASWTDSPDRPPKLHLSGAEAGRAAREAGVGELLLTHIPPWTSREDVISEAKAEFDGPVHGVVCNESFDITRR; this is translated from the coding sequence GTGCGCCTCACCATTCTCGGTTGCTCCGGCAGCGTGGGTGGGCCGGATTCTCCGGCCTCGGGCTATCTGCTGACCGCTCCGGACACCACGCCGATGGTTATCGACTTCGGCGGCGGGGTACTCGGCGCACTGCAGCGTCATGCCGATCCGGGTTCCGTAAATGTATTGCTGTCGCATCTGCATGCCGACCATTGCTTGGACTTGCCCGGGCTGTTCGTCTGGCGGCGGTATCACCCGAATCCGCCCGTCGGTCGCGCGCTGATGTTCGGTCCGGCGGCCACGTGGCACCGGCTCGGTGCGGCGTCGTCGCCCGAGGGCGGAGAGATCGACGACATCACCGACATCTTCGACATCCAGGTCTGGGTGGACGGTGAAGACGTCGAGATCGGCGCGCTGACCGTGACGCCGCGACTGGTGTGCCATCCGACCGAGTCCTACGGCATGCGCTTCACGGATCCGTCCGGCGCTACGCTCGTCTACTCCGCGGACACCGGCTACTGCGACGCGTTGGTCGACCTGGCCCGCGGTGCCGATGTGTTCCTGTGCGAGGCATCGTGGACCGACTCGCCGGACCGTCCACCGAAGCTGCATCTGTCCGGCGCCGAGGCCGGCCGCGCCGCCCGCGAGGCGGGGGTGGGGGAGCTGCTGCTGACCCACATCCCGCCGTGGACGTCCCGCGAGGACGTCATCAGCGAGGCCAAGGCTGAGTTCGATGGACCCGTGCACGGCGTGGTGTGTAACGAGTCGTTCGACATCACTCGTAGGTAA
- the rph gene encoding ribonuclease PH, whose amino-acid sequence MSRREDGRLDDELRPVKITRGFTKHPAGSVLVEFGETRVMCTASVSEGVPRWRKGSGLGWLTAEYAMLPAATHDRSDRESVKGRVGGRTQEISRLIGRSLRACIDLSALGENTIAIDCDVLQADGGTRTAAITGAYVALADAVTYLAAAGRLKDPRPLSCAIAAVSVGVVDGRVRTDLPYTEDSRAEVDMNVVATDTGTLVEVQGTGEGATFPRSTLDKLLDAALAACDQLFALQREALELPYPGVLPEPSGPAKKAFGA is encoded by the coding sequence GTGTCCAGACGAGAAGACGGTCGCCTTGACGACGAACTCCGCCCGGTAAAGATCACCCGAGGATTCACCAAGCACCCCGCAGGATCGGTGTTGGTGGAGTTCGGCGAGACGCGGGTCATGTGCACCGCTTCGGTATCCGAAGGGGTGCCGCGCTGGCGGAAGGGTTCCGGGCTGGGCTGGCTGACCGCCGAGTACGCGATGCTGCCGGCCGCCACGCATGACCGCTCCGACCGCGAGTCGGTGAAGGGCCGAGTCGGTGGGCGGACCCAGGAGATCAGCCGGTTGATCGGCCGCTCGCTGCGCGCGTGCATCGACCTCAGTGCGTTGGGCGAGAACACCATCGCCATCGACTGCGACGTGCTGCAGGCCGACGGCGGTACCCGTACCGCGGCGATCACCGGCGCGTATGTGGCGTTGGCCGACGCCGTGACGTACCTGGCCGCGGCCGGCCGGTTGAAGGATCCGCGACCGCTGTCGTGCGCGATCGCCGCCGTGTCGGTCGGTGTGGTCGACGGCCGCGTCCGCACCGACCTGCCCTACACCGAGGACTCGCGCGCCGAAGTCGACATGAACGTCGTCGCCACCGACACCGGGACTTTGGTGGAAGTGCAGGGGACGGGTGAGGGTGCGACGTTCCCGCGCTCGACGCTGGACAAGCTGCTCGATGCCGCACTGGCCGCGTGCGACCAACTGTTCGCGTTGCAGCGTGAGGCTCTGGAGCTGCCGTATCCGGGTGTGCTGCCGGAGCCGTCGGGTCCTGCGAAGAAGGCATTTGGTGCCTGA
- the rdgB gene encoding RdgB/HAM1 family non-canonical purine NTP pyrophosphatase: MPELLVASRNVKKLAELQRVLDAAGVVGLTLLSLADVPEYPEAPETGATFEENALAKARDGFEATGIPCVADDSGVSVDALNGMPGVLSARWAGGHGDDLANLSLLLGQLEDVPDERRGAAFVSCCALVSAAGSVVVRGEWPGAIAREPRGSGGFGYDPIFVPAGGSVSAAELTPAEKDAASHRGRALAQLVPALRELAAG; this comes from the coding sequence GTGCCTGAGCTGCTGGTCGCCTCGCGCAATGTGAAGAAGCTTGCGGAGTTGCAGCGCGTCCTTGATGCTGCGGGTGTTGTCGGTCTGACGTTGTTGTCGTTGGCCGACGTGCCCGAGTATCCCGAGGCGCCCGAGACCGGGGCGACGTTCGAGGAGAACGCGTTGGCCAAGGCTCGAGACGGGTTCGAGGCCACCGGCATTCCCTGTGTCGCAGACGATTCCGGGGTTTCGGTCGATGCGCTGAACGGCATGCCCGGCGTGCTGTCGGCCCGGTGGGCTGGTGGGCACGGGGATGACCTGGCCAACCTGTCTCTGCTGTTGGGTCAGCTCGAGGATGTGCCCGACGAGCGTCGTGGGGCGGCGTTCGTGTCGTGCTGCGCCCTGGTTTCCGCCGCGGGTTCGGTGGTGGTGCGCGGTGAGTGGCCGGGCGCCATCGCGCGGGAGCCACGGGGGTCGGGCGGGTTCGGGTACGACCCGATCTTCGTGCCTGCCGGTGGTTCAGTGTCCGCCGCGGAGCTGACGCCCGCCGAGAAGGATGCGGCGTCGCACCGCGGACGGGCATTGGCACAGCTGGTGCCGGCGCTGCGGGAGCTGGCTGCGGGCTAA
- a CDS encoding sulfite exporter TauE/SafE family protein, whose protein sequence is MPAEHPAPPNPAVMRGGLLAELGVGAIGGMIGGLFGGGSGVFYVPALEHLTALPRPTLHGTATAANTAVVGVGALTFALAGGSIDWNAGFGMLVGGTIGGLFGARLIMKVSHATLRWLFVTVLLLSALKLGLDIAGVHLLQGGAALSAAVVHNWIYVAPVSLACGLLIGAWAAAVGLGGGLLAVPTLMVLFGCDLHTAIGTSLLMFVPNSIVGWIMHARQGTASPRLSLTLNLGALPGAIAGAVLALGLNAKALSATYAVFCLFVAIRELVRMYRARSPQVDAAPQDSVVAVADAP, encoded by the coding sequence ATGCCCGCCGAACACCCTGCTCCGCCGAACCCGGCCGTCATGCGAGGCGGATTACTCGCTGAACTCGGCGTGGGCGCGATCGGCGGAATGATCGGCGGCCTCTTCGGCGGCGGCAGCGGCGTCTTCTACGTGCCGGCCCTGGAGCATTTGACCGCGCTGCCGCGGCCAACCCTGCATGGGACGGCCACCGCCGCCAATACCGCCGTCGTCGGGGTCGGCGCGCTGACCTTTGCGTTGGCCGGCGGCAGCATCGACTGGAACGCCGGCTTCGGCATGCTGGTCGGAGGGACGATCGGCGGCCTCTTCGGCGCCAGGCTGATCATGAAGGTGTCCCACGCGACCCTGCGCTGGCTGTTCGTCACCGTGCTCTTGCTGTCGGCGCTCAAGCTTGGCCTGGACATCGCCGGCGTCCACCTGCTGCAAGGCGGGGCGGCGTTATCCGCCGCTGTCGTTCACAACTGGATCTACGTCGCGCCGGTCTCACTAGCCTGCGGGTTGCTGATCGGCGCGTGGGCCGCAGCTGTCGGCCTGGGCGGAGGGCTGCTCGCCGTTCCCACACTGATGGTGTTGTTCGGCTGCGACCTGCATACGGCGATCGGAACCTCGCTGCTGATGTTCGTCCCGAACTCGATCGTCGGATGGATCATGCACGCCCGCCAGGGAACAGCGTCGCCCCGGCTGAGTCTGACCCTCAACCTCGGCGCGCTGCCGGGGGCGATCGCCGGCGCAGTGCTGGCCCTGGGCCTGAACGCCAAGGCACTGTCGGCGACATACGCCGTCTTCTGCCTGTTCGTCGCAATCCGCGAATTGGTCCGGATGTACCGCGCACGGTCCCCACAGGTCGACGCCGCACCCCAGGACAGCGTCGTCGCTGTCGCCGATGCGCCATGA
- a CDS encoding TetR/AcrR family transcriptional regulator has translation MPRSSDARDRLVATAARLFLERSYQAVGVDELCRATDIRKGSFYHYFSSKSELGKAVIDLHAKAFQRQLAGSPTATPAEKLHAVPDAIGVIQSALEAQFGRAVGCPFGNFAAELSTTDDDLREHLARTLKAMEHHLALIADEAANAGALRPGTDPEQLAHALLAQYQGIILLAKLNDSGVAHLAPTLHTFLDGYLAAP, from the coding sequence GTGCCCCGCAGTTCCGACGCCCGCGACCGCCTGGTCGCCACCGCTGCCCGACTCTTCCTCGAACGCAGCTACCAAGCCGTCGGGGTCGATGAACTCTGCCGCGCGACCGATATCCGCAAGGGCAGCTTCTACCACTACTTCTCGTCGAAGTCCGAGCTGGGCAAAGCGGTTATCGACTTGCACGCCAAAGCATTTCAGCGCCAGCTCGCCGGCTCCCCTACCGCGACGCCGGCCGAAAAGCTGCACGCCGTCCCCGACGCCATCGGTGTCATCCAGTCCGCCCTCGAAGCCCAATTCGGCCGCGCGGTGGGCTGCCCCTTCGGCAACTTCGCCGCCGAACTGTCCACCACCGACGACGATCTTCGTGAGCACCTCGCTCGCACTCTCAAGGCGATGGAACACCACTTAGCGCTCATCGCGGACGAAGCCGCAAACGCCGGAGCCCTGCGCCCCGGCACCGATCCCGAGCAGCTCGCGCATGCGCTGCTCGCGCAGTATCAGGGCATCATCCTGCTGGCCAAGCTCAACGATTCCGGCGTGGCGCACCTGGCGCCCACGCTGCACACCTTCCTCGACGGGTATCTGGCCGCGCCGTAG
- a CDS encoding haloalkane dehalogenase, which yields MTTPDVFRTPDERFENLPGYDFAPNYVDVDGLRMHYLDEGPRDGKPIVCFHGEPTWAYLYRKMIAPFVDAGHRVIVPDYAGFGRSDKPTDRGWYSYDRHVELVTRVLGGLELRDVTAIVQDWGGPIGLRWATENADQVGALAIFNTGLFTGRVSKGFMAWRAFAEANPDLPVGFVIQGATTTELSPEVVAAYDAPFPTVESKAGAAQFPLLVPITEDAAGATEMQAVTDALSRWEKPALVAFSDQDPVFPYPRAGEAFVDLIPTVAEQVRIEGASHFLQEDRGEQLAAEVLKHLG from the coding sequence ATGACAACCCCAGACGTCTTCCGCACCCCTGATGAACGATTCGAGAATCTGCCGGGATACGACTTCGCCCCGAACTACGTCGACGTCGACGGGCTGCGCATGCACTACCTCGATGAGGGCCCGCGCGACGGCAAGCCGATCGTCTGTTTCCACGGCGAGCCGACATGGGCGTACCTCTACCGCAAGATGATCGCCCCGTTTGTCGACGCTGGGCATCGGGTGATCGTGCCGGACTACGCGGGCTTCGGCCGGTCCGACAAGCCCACTGACCGGGGCTGGTACAGCTACGACCGGCACGTCGAGCTGGTGACGCGGGTGCTGGGCGGGCTGGAGCTGAGAGACGTCACCGCCATCGTGCAGGACTGGGGCGGGCCGATCGGCCTGCGGTGGGCGACGGAGAATGCGGATCAGGTTGGTGCGCTGGCGATTTTCAACACCGGGCTGTTCACCGGGCGGGTGTCCAAGGGCTTCATGGCATGGCGTGCCTTCGCCGAGGCCAATCCTGACTTGCCCGTCGGTTTCGTGATCCAGGGCGCGACGACGACCGAGCTGTCTCCTGAGGTGGTGGCCGCCTACGATGCGCCGTTCCCCACCGTGGAGTCCAAGGCCGGTGCCGCGCAGTTCCCGCTGCTGGTGCCGATCACCGAGGACGCGGCGGGTGCGACGGAGATGCAGGCGGTCACCGACGCGCTATCGCGCTGGGAGAAGCCGGCGCTCGTGGCGTTCTCGGACCAGGACCCGGTCTTCCCGTACCCGCGCGCGGGTGAGGCATTCGTCGATCTGATCCCCACCGTGGCCGAGCAGGTGCGGATCGAGGGTGCGTCGCACTTCCTGCAGGAGGACCGCGGTGAGCAGCTGGCAGCCGAGGTGCTCAAGCACCTCGGCTGA